A genomic stretch from Ascaphus truei isolate aAscTru1 unplaced genomic scaffold, aAscTru1.hap1 HAP1_SCAFFOLD_819, whole genome shotgun sequence includes:
- the LOC142486332 gene encoding sulfotransferase 1C1-like isoform X3: protein MDPAVQEQISRTMETFSADMGHIDGVQLPQRTCDNWDLIHNFQARDDDILIVTYPKAGTTWMQEVVDMVMHEADVEKCMQAPCFVRVPFIELVPPAPMLSGMDQAITMDSPRVLKTHLPLKLLPPSIWEKNSKVIYVARNAKDCLVSYFHFHRMNKGLPDPGSWESFVSAFLTGDVAWGSWFDHVIDWWKAKDRHQILYVFYEDMIEDLKREIRKVMKFLGKDLSEEVLEKIHRHTTFQAMKENPMANYSSIPSAVFNQSISPFMRKGTVGDWKNHFLVAQNDEFEEEYKRKMEGSGLNFRTQLSENRIVGHF from the exons ATGGATCCCGCGGTTCAGGAGCAGATCTCCCGGACGATGGAGACGTTTTCAGCTGACATGGGGCATATTGACGGGGTCCAATTGCCCCAGAGAACCTGTGACAACTGGGACTTAATACACAACTTCCAGGCCCGTGACGATGACATCCTGATTGTGACGTACCCCAAAGCAG GGACCACGTGGATGCAGGAGGTCGTGGACATGGTGATGCATGAGGCGGATGTGGAGAAGTGTATGCAGGCGCCATGCTTTGTCCGGGTGCCGTTTATAGAACtggttcccccagcacccatGCTGTCAG GTATGGATCAGGCCATCACGATGGACTCCCCTCGAGTACTAAAAACCCACCTCCCATTGAAGCTGTTGCCCCCCTCCATCTGGGAGAAGAACAGCAAa GTTATATACGTTGCTAGGAATGCCAAAGACTGCCTGGTCTCGTACTTTCACTTCCATCGGATGAATAAGGGTCTGCCGGACCCCGGCAGCTGGGAGAGTTTCGTCTCAGCGTTCCTGACTGGAGATG tggcCTGGGGGAGTTGGTTTGACCATGTCATCGACTGGTGGAAAGCCAAAGACAGACACCAAATCCTGTATGTCTTCTATGAGGATATgattgag GACCTGAAGCGTGAGATCAGGAAGGTAATGAAGTTCCTGGGGAAGGATCTGTCGGAGGAAGTTCTGGAGAAGATCCACCGGCACACCACCTTCCAGGCCATGAAGGAGAACCCCATGGCCAATTACAGTTCCATTCCATCTGCTGTGTTTAACCAGTCTATCTCCCCCTTCATGAGGAAAG GGACGGTGGGGGACTGGAAGAACCACTTCTTGGTGGCTCAGAACGACGAGTTCGAGGAGGAATACAAGAGGAAGATGGAGGGGAGCGGGCTGAACTTCCGCACACAGCTCTCAGAGAATAGGATCGTGGGGCATTTCTAG
- the LOC142486332 gene encoding sulfotransferase 1C1-like isoform X2 → MGVVAMGFSSSRMDPAVQEQISRTMETFSADMGHIDGVQLPQRTCDNWDLIHNFQARDDDILIVTYPKAGTTWMQEVVDMVMHEADVEKCMQAPCFVRVPFIELVPPAPMLSGMDQAITMDSPRVLKTHLPLKLLPPSIWEKNSKVIYVARNAKDCLVSYFHFHRMNKGLPDPGSWESFVSAFLTGDVAWGSWFDHVIDWWKAKDRHQILYVFYEDMIEDLKREIRKVMKFLGKDLSEEVLEKIHRHTTFQAMKENPMANYSSIPSAVFNQSISPFMRKGTVGDWKNHFLVAQNDEFEEEYKRKMEGSGLNFRTQLSENRIVGHF, encoded by the exons GTTTTTCTTCCTCTAGGATGGATCCCGCGGTTCAGGAGCAGATCTCCCGGACGATGGAGACGTTTTCAGCTGACATGGGGCATATTGACGGGGTCCAATTGCCCCAGAGAACCTGTGACAACTGGGACTTAATACACAACTTCCAGGCCCGTGACGATGACATCCTGATTGTGACGTACCCCAAAGCAG GGACCACGTGGATGCAGGAGGTCGTGGACATGGTGATGCATGAGGCGGATGTGGAGAAGTGTATGCAGGCGCCATGCTTTGTCCGGGTGCCGTTTATAGAACtggttcccccagcacccatGCTGTCAG GTATGGATCAGGCCATCACGATGGACTCCCCTCGAGTACTAAAAACCCACCTCCCATTGAAGCTGTTGCCCCCCTCCATCTGGGAGAAGAACAGCAAa GTTATATACGTTGCTAGGAATGCCAAAGACTGCCTGGTCTCGTACTTTCACTTCCATCGGATGAATAAGGGTCTGCCGGACCCCGGCAGCTGGGAGAGTTTCGTCTCAGCGTTCCTGACTGGAGATG tggcCTGGGGGAGTTGGTTTGACCATGTCATCGACTGGTGGAAAGCCAAAGACAGACACCAAATCCTGTATGTCTTCTATGAGGATATgattgag GACCTGAAGCGTGAGATCAGGAAGGTAATGAAGTTCCTGGGGAAGGATCTGTCGGAGGAAGTTCTGGAGAAGATCCACCGGCACACCACCTTCCAGGCCATGAAGGAGAACCCCATGGCCAATTACAGTTCCATTCCATCTGCTGTGTTTAACCAGTCTATCTCCCCCTTCATGAGGAAAG GGACGGTGGGGGACTGGAAGAACCACTTCTTGGTGGCTCAGAACGACGAGTTCGAGGAGGAATACAAGAGGAAGATGGAGGGGAGCGGGCTGAACTTCCGCACACAGCTCTCAGAGAATAGGATCGTGGGGCATTTCTAG
- the LOC142486332 gene encoding sulfotransferase 1C1-like isoform X1 yields the protein MYLGNGSCCNGMDPAVQEQISRTMETFSADMGHIDGVQLPQRTCDNWDLIHNFQARDDDILIVTYPKAGTTWMQEVVDMVMHEADVEKCMQAPCFVRVPFIELVPPAPMLSGMDQAITMDSPRVLKTHLPLKLLPPSIWEKNSKVIYVARNAKDCLVSYFHFHRMNKGLPDPGSWESFVSAFLTGDVAWGSWFDHVIDWWKAKDRHQILYVFYEDMIEDLKREIRKVMKFLGKDLSEEVLEKIHRHTTFQAMKENPMANYSSIPSAVFNQSISPFMRKGTVGDWKNHFLVAQNDEFEEEYKRKMEGSGLNFRTQLSENRIVGHF from the exons GATGGATCCCGCGGTTCAGGAGCAGATCTCCCGGACGATGGAGACGTTTTCAGCTGACATGGGGCATATTGACGGGGTCCAATTGCCCCAGAGAACCTGTGACAACTGGGACTTAATACACAACTTCCAGGCCCGTGACGATGACATCCTGATTGTGACGTACCCCAAAGCAG GGACCACGTGGATGCAGGAGGTCGTGGACATGGTGATGCATGAGGCGGATGTGGAGAAGTGTATGCAGGCGCCATGCTTTGTCCGGGTGCCGTTTATAGAACtggttcccccagcacccatGCTGTCAG GTATGGATCAGGCCATCACGATGGACTCCCCTCGAGTACTAAAAACCCACCTCCCATTGAAGCTGTTGCCCCCCTCCATCTGGGAGAAGAACAGCAAa GTTATATACGTTGCTAGGAATGCCAAAGACTGCCTGGTCTCGTACTTTCACTTCCATCGGATGAATAAGGGTCTGCCGGACCCCGGCAGCTGGGAGAGTTTCGTCTCAGCGTTCCTGACTGGAGATG tggcCTGGGGGAGTTGGTTTGACCATGTCATCGACTGGTGGAAAGCCAAAGACAGACACCAAATCCTGTATGTCTTCTATGAGGATATgattgag GACCTGAAGCGTGAGATCAGGAAGGTAATGAAGTTCCTGGGGAAGGATCTGTCGGAGGAAGTTCTGGAGAAGATCCACCGGCACACCACCTTCCAGGCCATGAAGGAGAACCCCATGGCCAATTACAGTTCCATTCCATCTGCTGTGTTTAACCAGTCTATCTCCCCCTTCATGAGGAAAG GGACGGTGGGGGACTGGAAGAACCACTTCTTGGTGGCTCAGAACGACGAGTTCGAGGAGGAATACAAGAGGAAGATGGAGGGGAGCGGGCTGAACTTCCGCACACAGCTCTCAGAGAATAGGATCGTGGGGCATTTCTAG